A section of the Halichoerus grypus chromosome 11, mHalGry1.hap1.1, whole genome shotgun sequence genome encodes:
- the LOC118528794 gene encoding LOW QUALITY PROTEIN: olfactory receptor 52K2-like (The sequence of the model RefSeq protein was modified relative to this genomic sequence to represent the inferred CDS: inserted 2 bases in 1 codon) — MYSTYFLSVSHVTDLGHLSIRISNSTTTHLTAFLLTGVPGLEDFQIWISIPFSFMYLLAVIGNGLLMAVVVWDRKPHEPMYLFLAMLALNDVLLCHVTVPKMLLIFWQGPSLATFPACLTQMFFVHALFLSESAVLVAMAFDRYVAVCAPLHYATLLMGSLISKVGLALVAQXVAVVIPGILLILQLHFCRSNVIHHTYCENMGIAKLACNSYALNSIYGLTAALLTTGLDFVLISLSYWLILRTVFQLPSREAWTKAFGTCGAHIGVILIFYTLAFSFFTHCFGNHVPRHVLILLANLYLLVPPIMNPIVYGVKTKEIRMHVLGLCNQPK; from the exons ATGTACTCTacctattttctctctgtgtctcatgtAACAGACTTGGGGCACCTGTCTATAAGAATATCCAACTCTACAACCACTCACCTCACTGCCTTTCTGCTGACTGGAGTCCCAGGATTAGAAGACTTCCAAATCTGGATCTCCATCCCCTTCAGCTTCATGTACCTTTTGGCTGTGATAGGCAATGGCCTGCTGATGGCAGTAGTGGTCTGGGACAGGAAGCCCCATGAACCCATGTATCTCTTCTTGGCCATGCTGGCACTCAATGATGTTCTCCTTTGCCACGTCACAGTGCCCAAAATGCTTCTTATCTTCTGGCAGGGACCTTCCCTAGCAACGTTTCCTGCATGTCTCACACAGATGTTTTTTGTTCATGCTCTGTTCCTCTCTGAGTCTGCTGTTCTCGTGGCCATGGCTTTTGATCGCTATGTGGCTGTCTGTGCACCACTCCATTATGCAACCCTACTTATGGGCTCTCTCATCAGCAAGGTGGGCCTGGCTCTGGTGGCTCA TGTGGCTGTGGTCATCCCTGGCATCCTCCTCATTCTCCAGCTGCATTTCTGTCGGAGCAACGTCATCCACCATACCTACTGTGAGAACATGGGCATTGCCAAGTTGGCCTGTAATAGCTATGCCCTTAATAGCATTTATGGGCTCACTGCTGCTCTTCTCACCACAGGGCTGGACTTTGTCCTCATCTCCCTGTCATACTGGCTAATCCTGAGGACAGTCTTCCAACTACCTTCCAGGGAAGCCTGGACAAAGGCCTTTGGAACATGTGGAGCTCATATAGGTGTCATCTTGATATTTTATACTCTGGCCTTTTCCTTCTTTACTCATTGCTTTGGAAATCATGTACCCAGGCATGTCCTTATCCTCCTGGCAAACCTCTACTTACTAGTGCCACCTATCATGAACCCCATTGTTTATGGGGTAAAGACAAAGGAGATAAGGATGCATGTCCTAGGGCTCTGTAACCAACCAAAATGA
- the LOC118528793 gene encoding olfactory receptor 51L1-like, with amino-acid sequence HYVAICHPLRYATILTPRLITKIGIAALLRSAFAMVPLLAQLAFFPFCHSHILSHSYCLHQDMIRLACADTKFNVIYGLVLITVLWGMDSLGIFVSYRCILQSILRIASREGRLKAPNTCASHICAVLILYVPMIGLSIVHRFAKHSSPLIHVFMAHVYLLVPPVFNPIIYSLKTKQIHQGVLHLLSPTKISSTVM; translated from the coding sequence CACTATGTGGCTATCTGCCACCCTCTACGATATGCTACCATTCTCACCCCAAGACTTATCACTAAAATTGGAATTGCAGCCCTGCTTAGGAGTGCTTTTGCCATGGTTCCACTTCTGGCCCAGCtggccttctttcctttctgccacTCCCACATCCTTTCTCATTCCTATTGTCTGCACCAGGACATGATTCGCCTAGCCTGTGCCGACACCAAGTTTAATGTTATATATGGATTGGTACTAATCACTGTGCTGTGGGGCATGGACTCTTTGGGTATTTTTGTGTCTTATAGGTGCATCCTTCAGTCAATATTAAGAATTGCATCACGTGAGGGGAGGCTTAAGGCTCCCAACACATGTGCATCCCACATCTGTGCTGTACTCATCCTTTATGTGCCTATGATTGGGCTATCTATTGTCCATCGTTTTGCCAAACACTCCTCCCCCCTCATCCATGTCTTCATGGCTCACGTCTACTTATTGGTTCCACCTGTGTTCAATCCAATCATTTATAGTCTGAAGACCAAACAGATCCACCAAGGAGTCCTCCACCTGCTTTCCCCCACAAAAATCAGTTCTACTGTGATGTAG
- the LOC118528792 gene encoding olfactory receptor 51G1-like, with amino-acid sequence MATWDSLTTGSNSSTEQFVSFYLTGIPGYENANHFISILFCVCYLIGIVGNCTILHIIHTDKSLHEPMYYFLAMLSLTDMGMSFSTLPTVLKIFWFDAREIEVNACVAQMYFIHTFSLMESAVLLAMAFDRYVAICDPLRYSSTLTPQRIIYIGVFIIIRCSIVLPVILVRIPTFSFCHSHVLSHSFCLHQEVIQLACADISFNILYGLFVVAFYWGVDSLGILLSYAFILHSVLGIASQRGKLKALNTCASHICAVLILYVPMIGLSLVHRFAKHSSPVVHVTMANIYLLVPPVLNPIIYSIKTKQIRQEFLRILTPKSVGLAHT; translated from the coding sequence ATGGCTACTTGGGACAGCCTCACGACAGGTTCTAACTCCAGTACTGAACAGTTTGTTTCATTCTATCTCACTGGGATTCCTGGCTATGAGAATGCTAATCACTTTATTTCcatacttttttgtgtgtgctacCTGATTGGAATAGTGGGCAACTGCACAATCCTTCACATCATCCACACAGACAAGAGTCTCCACGAGCCCATGTACTACTTCCTGGCCATGCTGTCTCTCACTGACATGGGCATGTCATTCTCCACCCTGCCCACAGTATTAAAAATCTTCTGGTTTGATGCTAGGGAGATTGAGGTGAATGCTTGTGTTGCCCAGATGTATTTTATTCATACTTTTTCTCTGATGGAGTCAGCTGTGCTTCTAGCCATGGCTTTTGACCGGTATGTTGCCATTTGTGATCCTTTGAGGTATTCCAGCACACTCACCCCACAACGCATTATCTACATAGGGGTCTTCATTATAATCAGATGCTCCATTGTCCTCCCTGTCATTCTTGTTCGTAttcccacattttccttttgtcaCTCCCACGTTCTCTCCCACTCTTTCTGCTTGCATCAAGAAGTCATCCAGTTGGCCTGTGCTGACATCTCATTCAACATTTTATATGGCTTGTTTGTTGTTGCATTTTATTGGGGTGTAGATTCTCTAGGAATCTTGTTATCTTATGCTTTCATCCTCCATTCTGTGCTAGGCATTGCATCCCAGAGAGGGAAGCTCAAAGCCCTCAATACATGTGCTTCCCACATTTGTGCTGTGCTCATTCTGTATGTGCCCATGATAGGGCTATCCTTAGTGCATCGCTTTGCTAAGCACTCCTCCCCCGTTGTCCACGTAACCATGGCCAATATTTACCTGTTAGTTCCACCAGTACTTAACCCAATCATTTATAGCATCAAGACAAAGCAGATTCGCCAAGAATTCCTAAGGATATTAACACCCAAAAGTGTTGGACTTGCTCACACTTAG